A single Ignavibacteriales bacterium DNA region contains:
- the lysS gene encoding lysine--tRNA ligase yields MEQYIIEDANSLVERRLEEIKLLQERGVTVFAYSFETDSNAAKIKAEFSDESSANVSIAGRIMAIRRMGKASFAAIQDQTGKIQIYIKKDDIGDMYENFKLMDIGDIIGVKGFTFRTKTGEISVHCKELTLLSKAVRPIPIAKEVIDDQGNKTVFDQFADKELRYRQRYVDLIVNPEVRDVFVKRSKIISAMRRFLDEKGLLEVETPVLQPQYGGASARPFITKHNALGIPLYLRIADELYLKRLIVGGFEGVYEISKDFRNEGMDKTHNPEFTMMECYVAYKDYNWMMNFVEEMVNYIVANVFANSSFDVDGVTITFGGKWKRVSMVNEIKNKTGLDILTATTDQLAEAVKKFGGEVGEVRTRGKLIDELFSVTVQPELIQPSFVIDYPVEISPLAKKHREIPGLVERFEGYICGREICNAFSELNDPFDQFDRFSQQLSDRDSGDDEAQVMDEDFINALQYGMPPTAGLGIGIDRLVMLLTNQPSIRDVILFPTMKPL; encoded by the coding sequence TTGGAACAATATATTATTGAAGATGCCAATAGTCTGGTTGAACGCAGACTTGAAGAGATAAAACTGCTTCAGGAACGCGGTGTTACTGTATTTGCCTACTCATTTGAAACTGATTCAAATGCAGCAAAAATTAAAGCAGAATTTTCAGACGAATCTTCTGCAAACGTTTCAATTGCAGGAAGAATTATGGCTATCCGCCGAATGGGGAAAGCAAGTTTCGCCGCTATTCAGGATCAGACCGGAAAAATTCAGATTTATATCAAAAAGGATGATATTGGGGATATGTATGAGAATTTCAAACTCATGGATATCGGTGATATTATTGGCGTTAAAGGTTTTACATTCAGAACCAAGACAGGGGAAATTTCAGTGCATTGTAAAGAACTTACGCTTCTCTCTAAAGCAGTTAGACCCATACCGATCGCGAAAGAAGTAATTGACGATCAGGGAAATAAAACGGTATTTGACCAGTTTGCGGATAAAGAACTTCGTTATCGTCAGCGTTATGTTGATCTGATAGTTAATCCTGAAGTCCGTGATGTTTTTGTAAAGCGGAGTAAAATAATCTCTGCAATGAGACGCTTTCTCGACGAGAAGGGACTCCTTGAAGTTGAAACACCTGTTTTGCAGCCGCAATACGGCGGAGCTTCGGCACGACCTTTTATTACCAAGCATAATGCTCTTGGCATTCCTCTATATCTCAGAATAGCAGATGAGCTCTATCTTAAACGCCTGATCGTTGGCGGTTTTGAAGGAGTATATGAGATTTCAAAAGACTTCAGAAATGAAGGAATGGATAAAACACACAATCCTGAATTCACCATGATGGAGTGCTATGTTGCCTATAAAGACTACAACTGGATGATGAATTTTGTTGAAGAAATGGTGAATTACATTGTTGCAAATGTTTTTGCAAACAGTTCGTTTGATGTGGATGGAGTTACCATAACATTTGGCGGAAAATGGAAACGTGTGAGCATGGTAAATGAAATTAAGAATAAAACCGGACTGGACATTTTAACTGCAACAACTGATCAACTTGCAGAAGCAGTGAAGAAGTTTGGTGGTGAAGTTGGAGAAGTTCGGACTCGGGGTAAACTGATTGATGAACTTTTCAGTGTTACTGTTCAGCCAGAACTGATCCAGCCATCATTCGTTATTGATTATCCGGTTGAAATTTCTCCGCTCGCCAAAAAACACAGAGAAATACCAGGCCTCGTTGAGAGGTTTGAAGGATATATCTGCGGAAGGGAAATCTGCAATGCTTTTAGCGAATTAAATGATCCTTTTGATCAGTTTGACCGGTTCAGCCAGCAGTTGTCAGACAGGGATTCCGGAGATGATGAAGCTCAGGTAATGGATGAGGATTTTATAAATGCTCTGCAGTATGGCATGCCGCCAACCGCAGGACTCGGCATTGGCATTGACCGGTTGGTTATGCTTTTAACGAATCAGCCATCCATACGCGATGTTATATTATTCCCGACGATGAAACCGCTTTAG
- a CDS encoding DUF2279 domain-containing protein, with product MKQIIILFFIVLSSVAVSQVIPEKRDTTVLMSKLELLNSMSSSTSLSYEMNLVEKYPSVDVNAQNIDYLRLGLISTVTLGSGLAVHIYQANAWWKDQRTPFKIVNDWEYALWIDKIGHFYATSLLQHAFSAALEGAGFNLENSAWIGAGTALGYQLFIEIEDGFGPQWGFSPGDAVFDLLGASYPVFQHYYPFLKNFQMKFSYYPVDLNKVSPKSGQRHIMIDDYSGQKFWLSFRMKNLLPYEIAKIWPSWLALAVGYGVKNLDGSGGGQKDVYIAMDLDLEALPLHGKTWGFIKNTLNYAHFPMPGIRITNNVAFFGLCY from the coding sequence ATGAAGCAAATAATTATTCTGTTTTTCATTGTATTGAGTTCAGTAGCCGTATCTCAGGTTATTCCTGAAAAACGGGATACGACTGTTCTCATGAGCAAACTTGAGCTTCTGAATTCAATGAGCAGCAGTACTTCTCTTTCTTATGAAATGAATCTGGTTGAAAAATACCCGTCTGTGGACGTAAATGCCCAGAATATTGATTACCTGCGGTTAGGATTGATATCAACAGTTACTCTTGGTTCAGGTCTTGCGGTTCATATATATCAGGCAAATGCCTGGTGGAAGGATCAGAGAACTCCGTTCAAAATTGTCAATGACTGGGAATATGCTTTATGGATTGATAAAATTGGTCATTTCTATGCAACTTCATTATTGCAGCATGCGTTTTCAGCAGCGCTGGAGGGTGCAGGTTTTAATCTTGAAAATTCAGCCTGGATTGGAGCCGGTACTGCATTAGGCTATCAATTGTTTATCGAGATTGAAGACGGTTTTGGTCCGCAATGGGGTTTCAGTCCCGGAGATGCCGTATTTGATTTACTTGGAGCTTCGTACCCGGTCTTTCAGCATTATTATCCTTTTCTGAAGAACTTTCAGATGAAGTTCAGTTATTATCCGGTTGATCTTAACAAGGTCAGTCCGAAATCCGGCCAGAGACATATTATGATTGATGATTATTCCGGTCAAAAATTCTGGCTGTCATTCCGGATGAAGAATCTACTTCCTTATGAGATTGCAAAAATCTGGCCTTCATGGCTGGCATTGGCAGTTGGTTATGGAGTAAAGAATCTTGACGGATCAGGTGGAGGTCAGAAGGATGTTTATATAGCCATGGATCTGGATTTAGAGGCTCTCCCATTGCATGGCAAAACATGGGGATTTATTAAGAATACTTTAAACTATGCACATTTTCCGATGCCGGGTATCCGGATTACCAATAATGTGGCTTTTTTTGGTCTTTGTTATTAG